A single genomic interval of Amycolatopsis albispora harbors:
- a CDS encoding crotonase/enoyl-CoA hydratase family protein, which translates to MSTTTITREVSDGILTITLDRPDRLNAFTVTMADELEAAFTEVNADDEVRAVIVTGAGRAFCAGMDLGGEGNVFGLDAERTPTLTDMDDLDNPDLARIRDTGGRVTLAIHDCRKPVIAAINGAAVGIGATMTLAMDARIAATTARIGLVFGRLGVVPEAASTWFLPRIVGLPTALDLAYSADILDAAESREAGLVRQVVEPGELLDAARALADRWTRGRSPVATALTRQMMRRNAARPHPADAHRVDSLAMFYTSIGDGEEGVAAFREKRAAEFTSRASDMPPFYQDWLDATRD; encoded by the coding sequence ATGAGCACGACCACGATCACCCGTGAGGTCAGCGACGGCATCCTCACCATCACGCTCGACCGGCCCGACCGGCTGAACGCGTTCACCGTCACCATGGCCGACGAGCTGGAGGCCGCGTTCACCGAGGTCAACGCGGACGACGAGGTGCGCGCGGTGATCGTGACCGGCGCCGGGCGGGCGTTCTGCGCGGGGATGGACCTGGGTGGCGAGGGGAACGTGTTCGGCCTGGACGCCGAGCGCACCCCGACGCTGACCGACATGGACGATCTCGACAATCCGGACCTGGCCCGGATCCGCGACACCGGCGGGCGGGTCACGCTCGCCATCCACGACTGCCGCAAGCCGGTGATCGCCGCGATCAACGGCGCGGCGGTCGGCATCGGCGCCACCATGACGCTGGCCATGGACGCCAGGATCGCCGCCACCACCGCGCGCATCGGGCTGGTGTTCGGGCGGCTCGGGGTGGTGCCGGAGGCGGCGTCGACCTGGTTCCTGCCGCGGATCGTCGGCCTGCCCACCGCGCTCGACCTCGCCTACAGCGCCGACATCCTCGACGCGGCCGAGAGCCGCGAAGCCGGGTTGGTGCGGCAGGTGGTCGAGCCCGGCGAGCTGCTCGACGCGGCCAGGGCGCTGGCCGACCGGTGGACGCGCGGGCGGTCACCGGTCGCGACCGCGCTCACCCGGCAGATGATGCGGCGCAACGCGGCCCGCCCGCATCCGGCGGACGCGCACCGGGTGGATTCGCTGGCGATGTTCTACACCAGCATCGGCGACGGCGAGGAAGGCGTGGCCGCGTTCCGCGAGAAGCGCGCCGCCGAGTTCACCTCCCGCGCCTCGGACATGCCGCCGTTCTACCAGGACTGGCTGGACGCCACCCGCGACTGA